One genomic window of Meles meles chromosome 15, mMelMel3.1 paternal haplotype, whole genome shotgun sequence includes the following:
- the LOC123925656 gene encoding NADH dehydrogenase [ubiquinone] 1 alpha subcomplex subunit 1-like: MWFQILPGINVMALCLFIPSKASEHIHRFTNGGKEKRFAHYSCQQSLMERDRRVSGVNRYHVSRGLENIDQGSIFPT, from the coding sequence ATGTGGTTCCAGATTCTGCCCGGGATCAACGTCATGGCCCTGTGCTTGTTCATCCCCAGTAAAGCCTCTGAACACATTCACAGGTTCACTAATGGGGGCAAGGAAAAAAGGTTTGCCCATTATTCATGTCAGCAGAGCTTGATGGAAAGAGATAGGCGGGTCTCTGGAGTTAATCGTTACCATGTGTCAAGGGGTTTGGAGAACATCGATCAAGGAAGCATTTTTCCCACTTGA